A stretch of DNA from Dioscorea cayenensis subsp. rotundata cultivar TDr96_F1 chromosome 4, TDr96_F1_v2_PseudoChromosome.rev07_lg8_w22 25.fasta, whole genome shotgun sequence:
ACCTTGCAAGCTTAATGCTAACAAGCAACCACAATTGAGATCCTTCCCcagcctctccaaatcctttGGCTTTGAACCAGCTACATCAAGACTCACTTGTTCTCTCAATTCTGATCTCAAAGACATCGCCAAGAAGTGCTCTGATGCCACCAAGCTCGCCGGTTTTGCTCTCGCCACCTCTGCTCTTATCGTCTCTGTAAGCTATCTAAatttactataaatatatatgcctcgcatatatataactatatataagtttgggtctctcattttatcaaaattgtaAAGGGAGCAAATGCGGAGGGTGTGCCGAAGAGGCTAACCTATGATGAGATCCAAAGCAAGACTTACATGGAGGTGAAGGGGACCGGAACGGCGAACCAATGCCCGATAATAGACGGTGGAGTTGACTCTTTTGCCTTCAAACCCGGTAAGTATTACATGAAGAAGCTTTGCCTAGAGCCGACATCGTTCACCGTGAAGGCGGAAGCTGTAAGCAAGAATGCTCCTCCGGAGTTTCAGAAGACAAAGCTCATGACCAGGCTCACATACACACTGGATGAAATTGAAGGCCCCTTTGAGGTAGGTGCTGATGGTAGTTTGAAGTTTGAGGAGAAAGACGGCATTGACTATGCGGCCGTCACCGTTCAGCTCCCCGGAGGAGAACGTGTGCCTTTCCTCTTCACCATCAAACAACTTGTGGCCACCGGAAAGGCAGAGAGCTTTGGTGGGGAGTTCTTGGTGCCTAGTTACCGGGGATCATCTTTCTTGGACCCTAAGGGTAGGGGAGGAAGCCAAGGTTATGATAATGCAGTGGCATTGCCGGCCGGAGGAAGAGGAGATGAAGAGGAGCTCGTTAAGGAGAATATTAAGGACACATCTTCATTGTCAGGGAAGATCACTTTGAGTGTGACAAAAAGCAAGCCGGAGAGCGGTGAAGTGATCGGAGTGTTCGAGAGTGTTCAACCTTCGGATACTGATCTTGGATCCAAGGCTCCTAAGGATGTCAAGATTGAGGGTATTTGGTATGCTCAGCTTGAGTAGATTGTTTACTATGTGTAGTTTGTTGGATGATGAAGTTGATGAATATTGATCTTATCTTAtgattatgttatttttctgttttccatctttttttttttatatttttcttgtctaTATGTTGTAATAATTTTGCCTCATCAATGTGATCATGTGTCTCATAGAATTCGAATCGGTTTTAAGGTGTATAAAAGCCAAGTACCTCTTCCATGAGGTTAGGGAAATGTCGGTATTTTTATCGTGTCGAAGATATACTCAACTCTGCCTAAATACCATTTCTCTGCTTCATATGCAGGTTAGATTTCTTTGCGAATCTAAGTACATGGAAATATTATTAAATCAGAAATATTGATGTTATTAACATTGGCATAATTCATAAACCAAACTAATTATAACTTCGATAATTCTTTTTCGAGGAGAACACGATATGAAATCTCTTACACACCAAGTTATTGATCACTACATTGCATTAATATCTGTTAATTTCTCGTCAAAAATCCTTTTCTTTGCATTCTTTGCCTGCAATATTAATAATCATAAATGTTAGAGTTTCTTTAAAGAGTTTGATACTTTTTAATTGGTAGATTAAATCTTGAAAATTGCAGTATTAAAAAGATATGACCTGTTTTTCCCAATTTGTGAAGAAAGTGATTAGCAAAAGAGAGATTGATTGTATTGTTGCCCCACTCCAAATGCCAATCCAAATGCCTTTTCCTCTCATATGCACTATGAAGCCTAAAACTATAGCAAGTGGAGTTCCAATCAGATACAGAGCCACAAGGTTTGCATATGCACCAATGTTTTGCCACCCACATCCTCTAGCAATTCCtatcaaacaaataataatatcaacacTATCAAATATGTTACATTACTACTTTAGTATTTCAATGAAAGATAGAAGAGATAATGTTCGTCTTATATatcttaaaacataattaatttatcaTACCTGAGATAATTCCTTGTAAACAGTCCATTATAACTGCAAGGCAAATGAAAGGAGCTAACCGACTGACATGATCGACAACTTCCTTAATATTACTGAAAACACAAGCCCAAATATGACGAGCGGCAAATAGAATACCGCTCACAATAGTAACCTCCACAAGCGCGAGGCACAAGACTACATAAGCAACAAAACGAGCTTTCTGTGGATTTCCGGCTCCTAATTCATTTGATATTCTTGTACTATAGATGAAAATAAAGATTAATATATAAGTCTGGAGTTCTCATCTTATAAGAAGATTATAATGTGATTGATGAATGGACTAGTTAAAATTTGGAAACTTACCTTGCAGCAGCACCAAATCCATATGGAAAGCAGAACATAACTTGGACAATAGTTAGACTGTTAGGAATGGGTACAAATGTTAATTTCATCACCAAAGTGAATTAACAAATAAACATCATCCTCACCATATAGAAAGTACTGATGTTTCAAGCTTTGCATTTGGCAAGAACCCTGACATCAGAACGAGCAACTCACAGGACCACCATTGAAGACTGGACATCATTTGTGAAACAATTCAGTAAAATACAATCATTAAGCATAGAAACAAACTATTTACATGTACCAAAGCATTGCAACAGAAGGAAGAGATAGTTTCATGAACTCATTCACTCCTTTTATAGCCTCGACTGAAATCGGTGCCCGTGTTCTTTCACAAGACTTTGCGAGCTTGACATACAATACAAGAACTAAAACATAAGTCCAATTCGATATGTTTATCGATAATGCAGCCCCGGCATTCCCAAATCCAAACTTGAACACAAACAACCAACAAAGAGGAAGGTGAAGGCATAATGTGGCAACAGAGCTTAGGAGCATTGGAAGGATTAAACTTTGAGACTGAAGGAACTTCATTAATGGCTGactgatagaataagaaaagatCGAAGGGATCAACAACTTGACATACTTCCCAGCCTCATGAGAAATCAATGGATCTTGGCCAATTACAGAGAGGATTTTATCTATGAACAGCCATAAAAAGCTAAGGGGAATGCAAACTAAGGTAAGGGAAACCATTGCACTGTATGTATTGGTTGCTAGTTTTTTATATTGCTCTGCACCGTAAGCTTGCCCACACAGGGTGTCCAATGCACTTGCCATCCCCACCtgcaaattaaatttaatggtatcacattgattaattaaataaacaaaatttatgaacatAATTATTGGTGCAATTCAAATATTGCGCATCTGcagtctaatatatatatatatggagaaagGTAGACAAAGATTCGAACACTTGAATTGGAGGAAAGAAAATACTAGACTatactttagtttttttaattgcactATGTTACAAAGATGGTTATTCAAGATGTAAtatcattataattttaatttaaaatttctttatcCTTTGATTGCTATTTTactttattatgatttaatgggaatatttttatatgttaatttagtATCTAAACTGAAATAACATTTTTGTTGAGTGTCTaaattagagaaaaagaaagggcAAGGAAAGTTTTAGTttctaaactaaaataaatatatggttAATTAacctaaattaaaatttcacttaattaattatattaaaaagaataaatatagctcaaaataaataatttttttaattttaaaataaaaaaatgattacttgaattatatttttacatatatgtatgttcATTTGATAGTACTTAGGGCTGTTCAAAAAAATCGGTTAAACAGTAAATCGGACCGGACCATTGTTTTTTAACCACCGGTCCGGTTCCAACCGGTTTCATCATTAACCCGGTCGAGTCCGGTTTTGGAACCGGTTC
This window harbors:
- the LOC120259187 gene encoding protein DETOXIFICATION 14-like produces the protein MEDEVVVREEGQRTRWRSSEFMKESGRMAKVAGPMMLVSMSQILLQFISVVMVGHLGEIPLSATTIATSVAAVTGFSVLVGMASALDTLCGQAYGAEQYKKLATNTYSAMVSLTLVCIPLSFLWLFIDKILSVIGQDPLISHEAGKYVKLLIPSIFSYSISQPLMKFLQSQSLILPMLLSSVATLCLHLPLCWLFVFKFGFGNAGAALSINISNWTYVLVLVLYVKLAKSCERTRAPISVEAIKGVNEFMKLSLPSVAMLCLQWWSCELLVLMSGFLPNAKLETSVLSICLTIVQVMFCFPYGFGAAASTRISNELGAGNPQKARFVAYVVLCLALVEVTIVSGILFAARHIWACVFSNIKEVVDHVSRLAPFICLAVIMDCLQGIISGIARGCGWQNIGAYANLVALYLIGTPLAIVLGFIVHMRGKGIWIGIWSGATIQSISLLLITFFTNWEKQAKNAKKRIFDEKLTDINAM
- the LOC120259189 gene encoding oxygen-evolving enhancer protein 1, chloroplastic-like, with translation MAASLQAAATLMQPCKLNANKQPQLRSFPSLSKSFGFEPATSRLTCSLNSDLKDIAKKCSDATKLAGFALATSALIVSGANAEGVPKRLTYDEIQSKTYMEVKGTGTANQCPIIDGGVDSFAFKPGKYYMKKLCLEPTSFTVKAEAVSKNAPPEFQKTKLMTRLTYTLDEIEGPFEVGADGSLKFEEKDGIDYAAVTVQLPGGERVPFLFTIKQLVATGKAESFGGEFLVPSYRGSSFLDPKGRGGSQGYDNAVALPAGGRGDEEELVKENIKDTSSLSGKITLSVTKSKPESGEVIGVFESVQPSDTDLGSKAPKDVKIEGIWYAQLE